In Pseudobacter ginsenosidimutans, the following are encoded in one genomic region:
- a CDS encoding RagB/SusD family nutrient uptake outer membrane protein, with protein sequence MRSYKYSILTLLLISFLASCRKYVEDVPIQGQRVLVYTSDYRLLLNNHDQQEVSYGLAPLLSCDDVEFISPDIQNNLKNNTIQQAMYIWKKPFYIDQQTDNDWNSLYAQIYVYNVVINGVNDSKGGDMILKNTLLGEALLHRAFAYFNLVNLYGKQYDEATAATDPGVPIMLKPVLFTDLTRPSVKAVYEQIYSDIRQCIPLLPPVQETSFKPSKAAAYALFSKYYLNMRNFTKAAEFADSTLDIRNDLYDYNLSVTGSNYTFPGQYADKQVILRKVPRQMFGAYQLSNSLLGLLNTKDLRYEIFTRPGNNFYPVFTGPGYWSRDRYSNDKPATGLSVNDTWLIKAECLARAGQKDEAVNMLNDLRKKRFRPADYTDLSAATPAEALQMVIDERRREFFGSGLRWFDQRRLNQDAMFAQTITRVFNNTTYTLSPNSNEYVFPLANLLLTQNPEMKQNP encoded by the coding sequence ATGCGATCATATAAATATAGCATTCTGACCCTCTTACTGATCAGTTTCCTGGCTTCCTGCAGGAAGTATGTGGAAGATGTACCTATCCAGGGGCAGCGTGTATTGGTGTATACTTCCGACTACAGGCTTTTACTCAACAACCACGACCAGCAGGAAGTGAGCTACGGACTGGCACCACTCCTCAGTTGCGATGATGTGGAATTCATTTCTCCGGACATCCAGAATAACCTGAAGAATAATACCATTCAGCAGGCCATGTACATCTGGAAAAAACCATTCTATATAGACCAGCAAACGGATAACGACTGGAACTCGCTCTATGCACAGATCTACGTATACAACGTGGTGATCAATGGTGTGAACGACAGTAAGGGAGGAGATATGATACTGAAGAATACTCTGCTCGGGGAAGCGCTCCTGCACAGGGCATTCGCTTACTTCAACCTGGTGAACCTCTATGGTAAACAATATGATGAAGCTACTGCCGCCACCGATCCGGGCGTACCCATCATGCTGAAACCCGTTCTTTTTACAGACCTCACCAGGCCCAGCGTGAAAGCCGTGTACGAACAGATCTACAGCGATATCCGCCAGTGCATTCCACTGCTGCCCCCTGTACAGGAAACCTCCTTCAAACCCAGCAAGGCCGCTGCATATGCACTGTTCAGCAAATACTATCTGAACATGCGCAACTTTACCAAAGCAGCAGAATTTGCCGACAGTACTTTGGATATCCGGAACGATCTCTATGATTACAATCTTTCAGTAACCGGCTCCAATTATACTTTCCCCGGACAATATGCAGACAAACAGGTGATCCTGCGTAAAGTACCAAGACAAATGTTTGGAGCCTACCAGCTCAGCAACTCACTGCTCGGTTTATTGAACACAAAAGATCTTCGTTATGAGATCTTCACAAGGCCGGGCAACAATTTCTATCCTGTGTTCACAGGACCCGGCTATTGGTCCAGAGACAGGTATTCGAACGACAAACCCGCCACCGGTCTGTCTGTGAATGATACCTGGCTGATCAAGGCTGAATGCCTTGCCCGCGCAGGCCAGAAAGATGAAGCAGTAAACATGCTGAACGATTTGCGAAAAAAACGTTTCCGTCCGGCAGACTATACAGACCTCAGTGCTGCCACACCAGCAGAAGCATTGCAAATGGTGATCGATGAAAGACGCCGCGAATTCTTCGGCTCCGGACTTCGCTGGTTCGATCAGCGCCGCCTCAACCAGGACGCCATGTTTGCACAGACCATTACCAGGGTTTTCAACAATACCACCTATACACTTTCACCTAACAGTAATGAATATGTGTTTCCGCTGGCCAACCTGCTGTTGACCCAGAACCCGGAAATGAAACAAAATCCTTAA
- a CDS encoding MutS-related protein, with product MHFNTDKQTLEDLNMAGKPGRDSIYTIFSNTHTRGGAGILEQMFLHPLAEETLINKRSQTIQFFSRQHTTFPFNTAWLDSAELYLEMTDERTRLSRDKDNLGGKIKQLLAEDHHYRIIHNGVGAILRILHSLYAFLQQLAAEAGTSPWVATMDELSDLLAGTELQVFMKENPDEKLNYADTAKYDDLLRFRNRNHLLRILYHIYHLDVFIAVGRIAEKNGFVFPEALNRDLHTVYLEGVYHPLVKNAVPNTLSITPNSNIIFLTGANMAGKSTFMKSLGIAMFLAHMGFPVPAKKMCFSVRDGIYTTINLSDNLASGSSHFFAEVLRVKKVAQELSNAKNLFIIFDELFRGTNVKDAYEATIAITEAFAQKKNCMFIVSTHIVEAGDILKERCSNIHFAYLPTSMKEGKPVYTYTLAEGVTEDRHGMIIINNEGILDIINNRFKKTAAS from the coding sequence ATGCATTTCAATACAGATAAACAAACACTGGAAGACCTGAACATGGCAGGAAAGCCCGGCAGGGATTCCATCTATACCATCTTCAGCAATACCCATACACGCGGTGGTGCAGGAATACTGGAACAAATGTTCCTGCACCCCCTCGCGGAAGAAACGCTGATCAATAAGCGCAGTCAGACCATTCAATTCTTCAGCAGGCAGCACACCACGTTCCCGTTCAACACTGCCTGGCTCGATAGTGCAGAGCTTTACCTTGAAATGACCGATGAAAGGACCAGGCTTTCGCGCGATAAAGACAATCTCGGTGGAAAGATAAAACAACTGCTGGCGGAAGATCATCATTACAGGATCATTCACAACGGCGTTGGAGCCATTCTTCGCATCCTGCACTCCCTGTATGCCTTTCTGCAACAACTGGCGGCAGAAGCCGGAACCTCTCCCTGGGTGGCCACGATGGATGAATTGTCTGATTTGCTTGCAGGGACCGAGCTACAGGTTTTCATGAAAGAGAATCCGGATGAAAAACTGAACTATGCCGATACTGCAAAATATGATGATCTGCTTCGCTTCAGAAACAGAAATCACCTGCTTCGTATCCTTTATCATATTTACCACCTCGATGTTTTCATCGCTGTGGGCAGGATAGCAGAAAAAAACGGTTTTGTTTTTCCGGAAGCATTGAACAGGGATTTGCATACCGTATACCTGGAAGGCGTTTATCATCCGCTGGTGAAAAATGCAGTGCCCAATACCTTGAGCATTACGCCCAACAGCAATATCATTTTCCTGACCGGAGCCAATATGGCCGGTAAATCCACTTTCATGAAATCACTGGGCATCGCCATGTTCCTGGCCCATATGGGATTTCCGGTGCCGGCAAAGAAGATGTGTTTCTCCGTCAGGGATGGCATCTACACTACCATCAATCTTTCCGATAACCTGGCCAGCGGCAGCAGTCATTTTTTTGCAGAAGTATTGAGGGTGAAAAAAGTGGCGCAGGAATTAAGCAATGCTAAAAATCTCTTCATCATTTTCGATGAACTGTTCCGCGGCACCAATGTGAAAGACGCATACGAAGCCACCATCGCCATCACCGAAGCATTTGCACAAAAGAAGAACTGCATGTTCATCGTATCTACACATATAGTGGAAGCAGGCGATATATTGAAAGAACGATGCAGCAATATCCATTTCGCCTATCTGCCCACTAGCATGAAGGAAGGCAAACCTGTATACACCTATACACTCGCTGAAGGTGTAACGGAAGACAGGCATGGCATGATCATCATCAACAACGAAGGTATCCTGGATATCATCAATAACAGGTTCAAAAAAACAGCAGCATCATGA
- a CDS encoding Gldg family protein produces MATILRVAKTELRTLFFSPIAWFLLIIFLVQCSISYTNILEILAREKDAGSLIRSSMTEHIFLGRKGLFGSVLQSIYLYMPLLTMGLISRETASGTIKLLHSSPVKIREIVLGKFLSMMIYSLLLVAIIGCFVIAAQFHIVSPDNGKLLSALLGCFLLLCAYSAIGLFMSSLTSYQIVAAISTFVMFGILSYIGNLWQGVAFVRNLTYFLSISGRAGQLLNGLITTKDIIYFLVIVYMFLGFSIYKMRADIESRPRMVRWGRYASILVIALTIGYISSIPSLVGYYDASAHKANTLTPNAQRIIKELGDTPLEVTAYNNLLDRFYDYGSPESYNTNLARWEPFLRFKHNIKLNTVQYYDTTFENPNFERFYGNKPIEEIGKRVAESRDLPLSFFKSPAEIRKIINLKPELNRYVMQLKYGNKTTFLRIFNDMHVWPSETEISAAFKRLLQAKMPKIVFLTGNLERDINKVGDREYKVLTNLKTYRQSFINQGFDVDTLSLATQEIPEGISALVLADPKVALTETEMNKLKKFIDDGGNMLIAGEPGKQSILNPLLAYLNVQLLDGILVQPSREMQPELLTPLLTETVAGFFPPLAHSHHDSARATMPGATALSYSDSGSFTIKPLLVSDAKRSWLKKEKLVSDSAEVIFAPEKGDIKQAFPTALGLTRDINGKQQRIIVTGDADFMSNAELQRFNLRAANFVFNTGLFSWLSYNEFPIDSSRPPAEDISIIPTKSKAKFIKLIFVWVVPAILLAFGALLLIRRKRK; encoded by the coding sequence ATGGCAACAATACTCAGAGTGGCCAAAACGGAGCTCCGTACCCTGTTCTTTTCCCCCATCGCCTGGTTCCTGCTGATCATTTTCCTGGTCCAGTGCTCAATCAGCTACACAAACATTCTCGAAATTCTTGCAAGAGAAAAAGATGCAGGCAGCCTCATACGCTCAAGCATGACCGAGCACATTTTCCTGGGAAGGAAAGGATTGTTCGGCAGCGTATTGCAAAGCATCTATCTCTACATGCCACTCCTTACTATGGGATTGATCAGCCGCGAAACTGCCAGTGGCACTATCAAATTACTGCACTCATCTCCTGTAAAGATCCGGGAGATCGTACTGGGCAAATTCCTCTCGATGATGATTTACAGCCTGCTCCTCGTAGCCATCATTGGTTGCTTTGTGATTGCTGCCCAATTCCACATCGTTTCACCAGATAACGGAAAATTATTGAGTGCGCTATTGGGTTGTTTCCTTTTACTCTGCGCTTATTCCGCTATCGGTTTATTCATGAGCAGCCTTACCAGTTACCAGATTGTTGCCGCCATCTCCACTTTTGTGATGTTCGGGATCCTGAGCTATATCGGAAATCTCTGGCAGGGTGTTGCGTTCGTCAGGAACCTTACCTATTTCCTGTCGATTTCCGGACGTGCGGGTCAATTGCTCAATGGCCTCATCACCACCAAAGACATCATTTACTTCCTTGTGATCGTATACATGTTCCTCGGCTTCAGTATCTATAAGATGAGGGCCGATATAGAATCCAGACCACGCATGGTAAGATGGGGAAGATATGCATCCATACTGGTGATTGCACTCACCATCGGTTATATCAGTTCCATTCCTTCACTGGTAGGATACTACGACGCATCCGCTCACAAAGCCAATACACTTACCCCCAATGCACAAAGGATCATCAAAGAACTGGGCGATACACCGCTTGAAGTAACCGCCTACAACAACCTGCTGGACCGGTTTTACGATTATGGCAGCCCGGAATCCTACAACACCAACCTGGCCAGATGGGAACCCTTCCTGCGCTTCAAACACAATATCAAACTGAATACCGTCCAATACTACGATACAACATTTGAGAACCCCAACTTTGAAAGGTTCTATGGCAACAAACCAATTGAAGAAATAGGAAAAAGGGTTGCCGAAAGCCGTGATCTCCCACTCTCCTTTTTCAAATCACCTGCAGAGATCAGAAAGATCATCAACCTGAAACCTGAGCTCAACCGCTATGTGATGCAATTGAAATATGGCAACAAGACCACCTTCCTTCGCATATTCAACGACATGCATGTCTGGCCAAGTGAAACTGAGATATCAGCAGCATTCAAACGATTGCTGCAGGCCAAAATGCCGAAGATCGTTTTCCTGACCGGCAACCTCGAAAGGGATATCAATAAAGTGGGTGACCGTGAATACAAAGTATTGACAAACCTGAAAACATACCGCCAGTCTTTCATCAATCAGGGTTTCGATGTAGACACCCTCTCGCTGGCCACACAGGAGATCCCTGAAGGTATTTCCGCACTGGTGCTGGCCGATCCCAAAGTAGCCCTCACCGAAACGGAAATGAACAAACTGAAAAAGTTCATCGATGATGGCGGCAATATGCTGATTGCCGGCGAACCTGGCAAACAGTCCATACTCAATCCGCTGCTGGCCTACCTGAATGTACAACTGCTGGATGGCATCCTGGTACAACCTTCCAGGGAAATGCAACCGGAACTGCTCACGCCTTTACTCACTGAAACCGTAGCCGGTTTCTTCCCGCCGCTGGCGCATAGCCACCACGATAGTGCCAGGGCCACCATGCCCGGCGCTACTGCTCTCTCGTATTCCGACTCAGGTTCCTTCACCATCAAACCATTACTGGTATCCGATGCCAAAAGGTCCTGGCTTAAAAAAGAGAAACTGGTGAGCGATTCCGCTGAAGTGATATTTGCTCCTGAAAAAGGCGATATCAAACAGGCATTCCCAACAGCGCTGGGGCTTACCCGTGATATCAATGGAAAACAGCAGCGCATCATCGTTACCGGCGATGCCGATTTCATGAGCAATGCCGAACTGCAGCGCTTCAACCTGAGGGCCGCAAATTTCGTTTTCAATACCGGCCTCTTCAGCTGGCTGAGCTATAACGAATTTCCGATCGACAGCTCTAGGCCGCCTGCAGAAGATATCAGTATAATACCCACTAAATCGAAAGCCAAATTCATCAAACTCATTTTTGTTTGGGTGGTGCCCGCTATCCTGCTCGCCTTCGGCGCCCTCCTGCTGATCAGAAGAAAAAGAAAATAG
- a CDS encoding ABC transporter ATP-binding protein, whose translation MEKTIVKIEKLSHRYSTNWAIRDINIEIGHTGIVGLLGSNGAGKSTTMNILCGALNQTEGNVYINGIDMKLQPELAKKEIGFLPQNPPLYMDLTVDEYLWYCAGLRHIPKDLKKAAINEVKERCGIAHFSSRLLRNLSGGYRQRVGIAQAIVHRPRLVVLDEPTNGLDPNQIIEVRALIKEIAMDRAVIFSSHILSEIQILCKEIRMIENGRIVFSDTMDAFNNYAAPHSMLIHFSNPPSATELQQVEGVTKAEFLTERQVRVFFSGDQDIAERIVTISVEKGWRLKEINLDKSALDEIFKQLSNQTAKQ comes from the coding sequence ATGGAAAAAACAATTGTGAAGATTGAAAAGCTGAGCCATCGCTACAGCACCAACTGGGCGATCCGTGATATCAACATCGAGATCGGTCATACAGGCATCGTGGGATTGCTTGGCTCCAATGGAGCAGGGAAATCAACCACCATGAATATCCTTTGTGGAGCCCTGAACCAGACCGAAGGCAATGTTTATATCAACGGCATCGACATGAAACTGCAGCCGGAGCTCGCCAAGAAAGAGATCGGATTTTTGCCGCAGAACCCGCCACTGTATATGGACCTTACCGTGGATGAATACCTCTGGTATTGTGCAGGCCTTCGTCACATTCCAAAGGATCTCAAGAAAGCTGCGATAAACGAAGTAAAAGAACGATGTGGCATCGCGCATTTCAGTAGCAGGCTGCTGCGCAATCTTTCCGGAGGTTACCGTCAACGTGTAGGCATTGCCCAGGCCATCGTACACCGCCCCAGACTGGTGGTGCTGGATGAACCCACCAATGGCCTCGATCCCAACCAGATCATCGAAGTACGCGCCCTCATCAAAGAAATTGCAATGGACCGTGCCGTGATCTTTTCCTCACATATCCTTTCTGAAATACAGATCCTCTGCAAGGAGATCAGGATGATCGAAAATGGCAGGATCGTTTTCTCGGACACCATGGATGCTTTCAACAATTATGCAGCACCACACAGCATGCTCATCCATTTCTCAAACCCTCCATCAGCCACCGAACTGCAGCAAGTGGAAGGCGTTACCAAAGCAGAGTTCCTGACCGAAAGACAGGTACGCGTTTTCTTCAGTGGCGACCAGGATATTGCTGAAAGAATAGTGACCATCAGTGTAGAAAAAGGATGGCGCCTCAAAGAGATCAATCTCGATAAAAGTGCGCTCGACGAAATTTTCAAACAATTATCCAATCAAACAGCAAAACAATGA
- a CDS encoding MutS-related protein → MSFISDKQTLEDLNLLGRYKSNSIYRLFDHTITGGGRQLLEEMFRQPLTDASQINDRVRCFRYFGNHRPELPFSAADFEIMESYLSSVTGNLVETGWNTILKKVRSQLTGGQEYAQLEAGCRQTIITLQSIRKMVMPLTASDDHPVADPLSILQQFFQRKEMQWLNEADTGTAIPLAKLIRYNHCLREKMKQEIKELLPIIYWLDVNIAVSGVAATRGFCYPAARPAAEQVIDIEGLYHPGLSKAVSNQTEFSAAHNLIFLTGANMAGKSTFMKSFGVAIYLAHMGFPVAASQMRFSVKDGIYSSINVPDDLEHGYSHFYAEVLRVKTVATAVDSGKNLVIIFDELFKGTNVKDAYEATLSITAAFSRHRNCCFIISTHIIEAGHALQEQTAHIRFRYMPTVMQGNIPTYTYKIQEGITSDRQGMLIIENEKILDLIQQ, encoded by the coding sequence ATGAGTTTCATTTCAGACAAACAGACATTGGAAGACCTGAATTTACTGGGCAGATACAAGAGTAATTCCATTTACCGGTTGTTTGATCATACCATCACAGGCGGAGGCAGACAGTTGCTGGAAGAAATGTTCAGGCAGCCATTGACCGATGCCTCGCAGATCAATGATCGCGTACGCTGCTTCCGTTATTTCGGTAACCATCGCCCGGAACTGCCTTTTTCTGCAGCGGATTTTGAAATAATGGAAAGCTACCTGAGCTCCGTAACCGGCAACCTCGTTGAAACAGGCTGGAATACCATCCTGAAAAAGGTCCGCAGTCAACTCACCGGAGGCCAGGAATATGCACAGCTGGAAGCAGGATGCCGTCAGACCATCATCACCCTGCAGTCTATCCGAAAAATGGTGATGCCGCTTACTGCATCTGATGACCATCCCGTTGCTGACCCACTGAGTATCCTTCAACAATTCTTTCAGAGAAAAGAAATGCAATGGTTGAACGAAGCCGATACCGGTACGGCCATTCCACTTGCCAAACTGATCAGGTACAACCACTGCCTTCGTGAAAAAATGAAGCAGGAAATAAAAGAATTGTTGCCAATCATTTATTGGCTCGATGTAAACATTGCAGTGTCCGGCGTAGCCGCCACCAGGGGATTCTGTTATCCGGCAGCAAGGCCCGCAGCAGAGCAGGTGATCGATATCGAGGGACTTTACCATCCCGGACTATCGAAAGCAGTCAGCAATCAAACGGAGTTCTCCGCTGCCCATAATCTCATCTTTCTTACCGGCGCCAATATGGCCGGCAAATCCACATTCATGAAATCCTTTGGCGTGGCCATTTACCTGGCGCATATGGGATTTCCGGTGGCAGCCAGCCAGATGCGATTCTCCGTAAAGGACGGCATCTATTCTTCCATCAATGTGCCCGACGACCTGGAACATGGCTATAGCCATTTTTACGCTGAAGTGCTGCGCGTAAAAACAGTGGCTACAGCTGTTGACTCGGGAAAGAACCTCGTGATCATCTTTGACGAACTGTTCAAAGGCACCAATGTGAAAGATGCGTACGAAGCCACCCTCAGTATCACAGCAGCCTTCTCCAGGCACCGGAACTGCTGCTTCATTATCTCCACACATATCATTGAAGCAGGACATGCATTGCAGGAACAAACAGCGCATATCCGGTTCCGTTATATGCCTACTGTCATGCAGGGCAATATTCCCACCTACACATACAAAATACAGGAAGGCATCACCAGCGACCGTCAGGGAATGCTGATCATTGAAAATGAAAAGATCCTCGATCTGATCCAACAATAA